From one Coffea eugenioides isolate CCC68of chromosome 11, Ceug_1.0, whole genome shotgun sequence genomic stretch:
- the LOC113753624 gene encoding glycerol-3-phosphate 2-O-acyltransferase 6-like translates to MAITAFPTVDKCASIGRERDTVVADMDGTLLRGRNSFAYFALIAFEAGGILRLLFLVLTAPIAGLLYYFVSESAGIQVIIFATFAGARICDIESIARAVLPKFYSSDLHPESWRVFSSCRKRCVLTANPRIMVEAFLKDFLGADLVLGTEIGTYKGRATGFVKKPGVLIGKNKADSLKKAFGDEQPEIGLGDRQTDIPFMTLCKEGYIVPPKPDVKAVTNDKLPKPLVFHDGRLVQKPTPLLALLTILWIPIGFPLACLRIAAGSLLPMSMVYYALWALGVRVTVKGNPPPPVKSSSGRRSGVLFICSHRTLLDPIFLSTALGRPIPAVTYSVSRLSEIIYPIKTVRLSRDRAPDASMIKKLLQQGDLAICPEGTTCREPFLLRFSALFAELTDELVVPVAMENRMSMFHGTTAGGWKGIDPFYFFMNPSPAYEVTFLKKLPAELTCK, encoded by the exons ATGGCCATCACTGCCTTCCCAACTGTCGATAAATGCGCGTCCATCGGTCGCGAGAGGGATACGGTGGTGGCGGATATGGATGGAACCTTGCTtagagggcgaaattcttttgcTTACTTTGCTTTGATTGCTTTTGAAGCAGGAGGGATTCTAAGGCTTCTTTTCCTGGTCTTGACTGCACCAATCGCTGGTCTTCTTTACTATTTTGTTTCTGAATCTGCTGGAATTCAAGTTATCATTTTTGCAACATTTGCTGGAGCAAGAATTTGTGACATAGAATCGATTGCTCGCGCCGTGTTACCAAAGTTTTACTCTAGTGATCTTCATCCGGAGTCATGGAGAGTGTTTTCTTCTTGTAGAAAACGTTGTGTCCTCACTGCCAATCCCAGGATTATGGTGGAAGCTTTCTTGAAAGATTTCTTAGGAGCTGACTTGGTTTTGGGTACTGAGATTGGTACTTACAAGGGCAGGGCAACTGGTTTTGTTAAGAAGCCTGGTGTTCTTATTGGGAAGAACAAAGCTGATTCTCTTAAGAAAGCATTTGGTGATGAACAGCCAGAGATTGGATTGGGTGACAGACAAACTGATATTCCTTTCATGACACTGTGCAAG GAGGGTTACATTGTTCCACCGAAACCTGATGTGAAGGCCGTCACAAATGACAAACTCCCGAAGCCCCTAGTGTTCCATGATGGCCGCTTAGTTCAGAAGCCAACACCCCTCTTAGCTCTTCTCACCATCCTTTGGATCCCAATCGGTTTCCCCCTCGCTTGTCTTCGGATCGCAGCTGGATCACTCCTTCCCATGTCAATGGTGTACTATGCACTTTGGGCACTTGGGGTTCGTGTCACAGTTAAGGGCAATCCACCACCCCCTGTCAAAAGCTCCTCTGGCCGCCGATCCGGTGTACTCTTCATTTGCTCCCACAGAACCCTGCTCGACCCCATTTTCCTCTCTACCGCCCTTGGCCGCCCCATTCCAGCTGTTACATATTCCGTCTCCAGACTATCGGAAATCATTTATCCAATTAAGACAGTTAGACTTAGCAGAGATCGTGCTCCAGATGCATCCATGATAAAGAAATTACTTCAACAAGGTGATCTAGCAATATGCCCAGAGGGTACTACTTGTCGCGAACCCTTTCTTCTCCGATTTTCAGCCCTTTTCGCTGAACTAACCGACGAATTAGTAGTGCCCGTGGCTATGGAGAATCGCATGAGCATGTTTCATGGAACAACAGCAGGAGGGTGGAAAGGGATTGAtccattttatttcttcatgAACCCAAGCCCTGCTTACGAGGTCACTTTCCTGAAGAAGTTGCCAGCTGAATTGACATGCAAGTGA
- the LOC113753243 gene encoding exocyst complex component EXO84A, which translates to MDFGSFSSSVEDSAEFDKDLTLSEKLKVFKPSNFDPEGYVTSRCRRMGEKEIRHLCIYLVDLRKASAEEMRKSVYSNYAAFIRTSREISDLEGQLLSLRNLLSTRANLVHGLADGVGIHSLSDGPEGSKAEDVVGLDQGPSKFENWLAQFLETLEVLLAERRVDEALAALEEGEKMAEEAEKQKSLTPSALLLSLQAAIMEKRKKLADQLAEAACQSSITIVELRSSVQALKRLGDGPRAHTLLLKTHYQKLQSNMQSLRPSGSLEGVAYTAALSQLVFSTIAQAASDSLAIFNEEPAYVSELVTWAVKQTENFALLVKRHVLDLPAASGGLRPVAESVHICFGHCSLLEARGLALSPVLLKIFRPCVERALNANLKRIEQSTAALAAADDWSLNYPPVGSRAFGTTSIGTALSSQPRLSCSAHKFNSMVQELCEDVSPLESLQLSDAALEGVIQAFNAYVNLMINALPGSTETENLEETGHKIVRMAETETQQIALLANALMLADELLPRATIKLSSSQQIYRMDEQSRRTSDKQNRLPEQRELKRRLQRMVDQLRDTFCRQHALELIFNEDGGVRLGADMYLIMDGNADEPEWFPSPIYQELFQKLTYIASIASDMFVGRERFATILLMRLTETIILWLSDDQIFWEEIENGPRPLGPFGLQQFYLDMEFVILFASQGRYLSRNLHQVIKNIIARAIEAVAASNMDPYSMLPEDDWFAEVAQIAIKMLTGKANFGSLERETGSPTASISARSASSVHSHGST; encoded by the exons ATGGATTTCGGGTCATTCTCATCAAGCGTAGAAGATTCAGCAGAATTTGATAAAGATCTCACTCTTAGTGAaaaacttaaagtcttcaaaccATCAAATTTCGATCCAGAGGGCTATGTCACCTCCAGATGCCGTCGGATGGGTGAAAAG GAAATTAGGCATTTGTGCATTTACCTAGTCGATTTGAGGAAGGCTTCAGCTGAAGAGATGCGGAAAAGTGTTTATTCTAACTATGCAGCATTCATTCG CACCTCGAGGGAGATTTCTGATCTTGAAGGACAGCTTCTCTCCTTAAGGAATCTCCTCTCAACCCGAGCAAATCTTGTTCATGGTTTAGCTGATGGAGTTGGCATACATTCTCTGTCAGATGGCCCCGAAGGTTCCAAAGCTGAGGACGTTGTAGGATTGGACCAGGGACCTTCAAAATTCGAAAATTGGTTAGCTCAATTTTTGGAGACTCTTGAAGTTTTACTGGCTGAAAGAAGGGTTGACGAAGCTTTGGCTGCCTTggaagaaggggaaaaaatggCAGAGGAGGCCGAGAAACAAAAAAGTTTAACTCCATCGGCATTGTTATTATCACTGCAGGCAGCTATTATGGAGAAGAGAAAAAAGTTGGCAGATCAATTAGCAGAAGCTGCTTGCCAATCTTCAATCACCATTGTTGAGCTTCGCTCGTCTGTACAAGCTCTTAAACGACTTGGGGATGGCCCACGAGCTCACACACTACTTCTGAAAACTCACTATCAGAAGCTGCAGAGTAATATGCAGAGTCTCCGGCCATCAGGATCTTTGGAAGGAGTAGCATATACTGCTGCACTTTCCCAGCTTGTTTTCTCAACCATTGCACAGGCAGCAAGTGATTCGTTGGCTATATTCAATGAAGAGCCTGCATATGTATCTGAACTTGTTACTTGGGCTGTCAAGCAGACAGAGAATTTTGCACTGCTTGTGAAGAGACATGTTCTAGATTTACCAGCAGCTTCAGGGGGACTCAGACCTGTTGCTGAGTCGGTTCACATATGCTTTGGTCACTGCTCTTTGCTAGAAGCTCGTGGATTGGCCCTTTCTCCAGTTCTCTTGAAAATCTTTAGGCCTTGTGTCGAGCGGGCACTGAATGCAAACTTGAAAAGAATTGAACAGAGCACTGCTGCGCTTGCTGCTGCAGACGATTGGTCACTCAATTATCCCCCTGTTGGTTCACGCGCTTTTGGTACCACGTCCATTGGCACTGCATTATCATCCCAACCAAGGCTCTCATGCAGCGCTCACAAGTTTAATTCCATGGTTCAG GAACTTTGCGAGGATGTCAGTCCCCTTGAGAGCTTGCAGTTGTCTGATGCAGCTTTAGAAGGTGTTATACAAGCTTTTAACGCATATGTGAACTTAATGATAAATGCATTGCCCGGTTCAACAGAGACTGAGAACCTGGAGGAGACTGGACATAAAATTGTCAGGATGGCAGAAACCGAAACCCAACAAATTGCCTTGCTAGCCAATGCACTAATGCTGGCAGACGAGCTTCTTCCACGTGCAACCATTAAGCTCTCATCGTCACAGCAGATTTATAGAATGGATGAACAGTCTCGAAGGACTTCAGATAAACAGAACCGTCTTCCAGAGCAAAGGGAACTTAAGCGCCGGCTCCAGCGCATGGTTGATCAATTACGAGATACCTTTTGCAGGCAACATGCCCTTGAGCTTATCTTCAATGAAGATGGTGGCGTTCGTTTGGGTGCAGATATGTACTTAATCATGGATGGAAATGCTGATGAGCCAGAATGGTTTCCCTCACCAATATATCAG GAATTGTTTCAGAAGTTAACATACATTGCGAGCATCGCTTCAGATATGTTTGTGGGAAGAGAAAGATTTGCTACTATTCTGTTGATGAGACTCACAGAGACAATCATCCTATGGCTTTCTGATGATCAAATCTTCTGGGAAGAAATTGAGAACGGGCCAAGGCCTCTGGGTCCTTTTGGGCTTCAACAG TTTTATTTGGATATGGAGTTTGTGATACTCTTCGCATCACAAGGGCGGTACCTATCCCGAAATTTGCATCAAGTTATCAAAAACATCATTGCTAGAGCTATTGAAGCAGTTGCTGCAAGTAACATGGATCCTTATAG TATGTTGCCAGAGGATGACTGGTTTGCTGAAGTAGCTCAAATTGCAATAAAGATGTTGACCGGGAAAGCCAACTTTGGGAGCTTGGAGAGAGAGACTGGCAGTCCAACCGCATCCATTTCTGCAAGATCTGCTTCATCTGTCCACTCCCATGGAAGTACCTAG
- the LOC113752678 gene encoding probable leucine-rich repeat receptor-like protein kinase At1g35710 — translation MGSKEVLVLLIILMITKGECKASDGEKTCHPNDLKALIDFKSGIRHDDSFRLEKWIGRDCCKWDGIVCDNVTGRVIKMKLPGAMTIDDAPAQTSMDGVLSPSLSLLTSLEVLELSGLSHLKGQIPPLIGNLAKLRTLALSYNSLSGPIPESIGKLSKLEEVHLNSNNFSGSLPSSLGNLSSLGTMDLTSNHFSGSIPHSIGNLMNLVNLYLENNVLTGYIPKCIGNLQALQDLKLSNNLLTGGIPFSIGKLSSLRSILLDNNHLTGRIPSSFGQLKSLVTLSLQNNQLEGPVPSNLGQLQSLAELNLGGNRLSGKLPKTIGLLPLFTLSISNNITNLSRLYLSFNPLNLSSIPTWLVDMPSINAIHLAGCGIEGEIPRYLQSAASRWAELDLSANHLTGSIPSWLGSFHLQHLNLSTNSLSSEIPATFISFEDLEELDLHSNKLSGSLNWLFQMRCSFPFGLSYVDLSNNRFRGDIELIGKGSQQRITKLNLSNNLLNGELPKSIGELGWLWSLDLSYNQLNSVLPESLANASLLKRLNLQQNKFTGTIPYEFLKFKHLRELNLSGNLLSGEIPQGKPLTGFPKSSYSGNRGLCGAPLPPCKRTQTSHP, via the exons ATGGGTTCTAAGGAAGTTTTAGTTCTTCTAATTATTCTCATGATCACAAAGGGAGAATGCAAGGCAAGTGATGGTGAAAAAACTTGCCACCCCAATGACCTCAAGGCGCTGATCGATTTCAAGTCTGGGATCCGCCATGACGATTCATTCCGGCTGGAGAAGTGGATTGGGCGTGATTGCTGCAAATGGGATGGCATTGTTTGTGACAATGTCACTGGAAGAGTCATAAAGATGAAACTCCCTGGTGCAATGACCATTGATGATGCTCCTGCGCAGACAAGTATGGATGGCGTGTTATCTCCATCACTGTCACTCCTGACCTcccttgaagttcttgaactTAGTGGACTTTCTCACCTCAAAGGGCAGATCCCTCCGCTGATTGGGAATTTGGCAAAGCTCCGAACTTTGGCCCTCTCTTACAACAGTCTTAGTGGTCCAATACCAGAAAGCATTGGTAAGCTATCAAAACTTGAGGAAGTGCATCTAAATTCTAACAACTTCTCTGGCTCTCTTCCTTCCAGCCTTGGAAATCTCAGCAGTCTTGGAACAATGGATCTTACTTCAAACCATTTTTCGGGTTCTATACCTCATTCTATTGGAAATCTGATGAATCTGGTGAACTTGTATCTAGAGAATAACGTACTAACAGGCTATATACCAAAATGTATTGGTAACTTGCAGGCACTCCAAGATCTTAAGCTATCAAACAATCTGTTGACTGGGGGAATTCCTTTTTCCATTGGCAAGTTAAGTTCTTTGCGCTCTATTTTACTGGATAATAATCATCTTACAGGAAGGATACCTTCTTCTTTTGGGCAACTGAAGTCACTCGTTACACTGTCCCTTCAGAATAACCAGCTTGAGGGGCCAGTCCCTTCCAACTTAGGCCAGTTACAATCATTGGCAGAGTTAAATCTTGGTGGGAACAGATTATCTGGTAAACTACCAAAAACTATTGGCCTGCTCCCACTTTTCACCTTAAGCATCTCGAACAACAT CACGAATCTTTCAAGACTCTATCTATCATTCAATCCGCTGAATCTTTCGTCAATTCCAACTTGGCTTGTGGATATGCCATCGATAAACGCGATTCACTTGGCTGGATGTGGAATAGAAGGTGAAATTCCAAGGTACCTACAAAGTGCTGCAAGCAGATGGGCGGAATTGGACTTGTCAGCTAATCATCTCACTGGAAGCATACCTTCCTGGCTTGGGAGCTTCCACCTGCAACATTTGAATCTCTCAACCAATTCACTTTCTTCCGAGATTCCTGCTACCTTTATAAGTTTCGAAGACTTGGAAGAGTTGGACCTTCACTCAAATAAATTATCAGGTTCACTGAACTGGTTATTTCAAATGAGATGTAGTTTCCCTTTTGGATTGTCATATGTTGATCTTTCTAATAACAGATTCAGAGGTGATATCGAGCTGATTGGCAAGGGAAGCCAACAGAGAATTACAAAACTTAATTTGTCGAATAACTTGCTCAACGGTGAACTGCCAAAATCCATTGGAGAGTTAGGGTGGCTGTGGAGTTTGGATTTGAGTTACAATCAGTTGAACTCTGTCCTGCCAGAATCACTAGCAAATGCAAGCCTCTTAAAGAGGCTGAATCTGCAACAAAATAAGTTCACCGGTACGATACCATATGAGTTTTTGAAGTTCAAACATCTAAGAGAGTTGAACCTGTCAGGTAATCTTCTTTCAGGGGAAATTCCTCAAGGCAAGCCACTGACTGGTTTTCCAAAGAGCTCTTATTCTGGAAACAGAGGTCTTTGTGGCGCACCCCTTCCTCCTTGCAAGAGGACTCAAACATCACATCCATAG
- the LOC113753067 gene encoding uncharacterized protein LOC113753067: MGACVSRPESCVGGKFGGSKKKSRRRRKAVRRKVPSHLPDRSSLDKFDNKSLPLDPSFNNPTYNKGSTEEEWHDSAAILESDCSDDDFQSVPDDLLSLNGCDAASVSSITSPKYANQRHGDANVQCVSSIEQPQGQGDLSNQNSARNSVSGVSKSSGHPNDCELRVKFDGSSSEVQPVFLDEISSSADESADREDGLMDNCGILPNNCLPCLASTVPSVEKRRSLSSSPPSARKKAASKLSFKWREGHSSANLLSSKALLQRPIAGSQVPFCPLEKKISDSWSQIEPSTFKVRGPNYHRDKRKDFAPNYAAYYPFGLDVFLSPKKVNHIARFVELPAINYSGALPSILVVNAQIPLYPATIFQNETDGDGISFVMYFKLSESYAKELPFHFQESIRRLINDEVEKVKGFPVDTNVPFRERLKILGRVGNVDDLRLSAPERKLMHAYNEKPVLSRPQHEFFLGENYFEIDLDMHRFSYISRKGFEAFLDRLKFCILDFGLTIQGNKAEELPEQILCCIRLNEIDYVNYQQLEFSNESL; the protein is encoded by the exons ATGGGTGCATGTGTATCAAGGCCAGAGAGTTGTGTGGGAGGTAAATTTGGAGGTTCCAAGAAAAAGTctaggagaagaagaaaagcgGTGAGGAGAAAAGTTCCTTCTCACTTACCTGACCGATCATCATTGGATAAATTTGACAACAAGTCTCTTCCTTTGGATCCCTCCTTCAACAATCCCACCTATAATAaag GAAGCACTGAGGAGGAATGGCATGATTCTGCTGCAATACTTGAATCTGACTGTAGTGACGATGATTTTCAAAGTGTTCCTGATG ATTTGCTCTCCCTCAATGGCTGTGATGCTGCATCAGTGTCTAGTATTACTTCTCCCAAATATGCCAATCAAAGACATGGTGATGCTAATGTGCAATGTGTATCCTCTATTGAGCAGCCACAGGGGCAAGGAGACTTGTCAAATCAGAATTCTGCTCGGAACTCTGTCAGTGGAGTTTCAAAAAGTTCAGGGCATCCTAATGACTGTGAATTGCGGGTGAAATTTGATGGATCCTCCAGTGAGGTGCAACCTGTTTTCCTTGATGAAATATCCTCTTCGGCAGATGAAAGTGCTGACAGGGAGGATGGCTTGATGGATAACTGTGGTATTCTTCCAAACAATTGTTTGCCTTGTCTAGCTTCAACCGTCCCATCTGTGGAAAAGAGGAGATCTCTGAGCTCCAGTCCACCAAGTGCTAGGAAAAAGGCTGCCTCAAAACTTTCCTTCAAGTGGAGGGAAGGACATTCTAGTGCAAATTTGC TTTCTTCAAAGGCGCTTTTACAAAGGCCAATTGCCGGATCCCAGGTACCTTTTTGTCCCTTGGAGAAGAAGATTTCTGACAGTTGGTCTCAGATTGAACCGAGTACTTTCAAAGTTCGGGGGCCAAATTATCATAG AGATAAAAGGAAGGATTTTGCTCCAAATTATGCAGCATATTACCCATTTGGTCTTGATGTATTTTTATCTCCGAAGAAAGTTAATCATATTGCTCGATTTGTGGAGCTTCCAGCCATAAACTACTCTGGGGCACTTCCTTCTATTCTTGTTGTCAATGCTCAG ATACCACTGTATCCAGccacaatttttcaaaatgaaactGATGGAGACGGGATTAGTTTTGTTATGTACTTTAAACTTTCAGAGAGTTATGCAAAGGAACTTCCATTCCATTTTCAAGAAAGTATCAGG AGGTTAATCAAtgatgaggtggaaaaagtaaAAGGCTTTCCTGTAGATACAAATGTACCTTTCAGGGAAAGGTTAAAAATCTTGGGGCGTGTAGGCAATGTGGATGATCTCCGTTTAAGTGCGCCTGAGCGAAAGCTTATGCATGCCTACAATGAAAAGCCTGTTCTTTCACGTCCGCAACATGAATTTTTCTTG GGAGAAAACTATTTTGAGATTGATTTGGATATGCATCGATTTAGCTACATCTCTAGAAAAGGTTTTGAAGCATTCCTAGACCGGCTAAAGTTTTGCATCTTGGACTTTGGCCTCACAATTCAG GGTAACAAAGCTGAGGAGTTGCCGGAGCAGATTTTATGCTGCATACGGCTAAATGAAATTGATTATGTGAATTATCAGCAATTGGAGTTTAGTAATGAGTCCCTTTAA